In Agromyces sp. G08B096, a genomic segment contains:
- the kynA gene encoding tryptophan 2,3-dioxygenase yields the protein MAETEGVTENTRTIEASVVTDFSDRMSYGGYLDLPTLLSAQRPISRPEHHDELLFIIQHQTTELWLKLVLHELETARDLLRADELAPALKCIARVKHIQRTLTEQWSVLATLTPSEYGQFRGVLGSASGFQSYQYRAVEFVLGNKNAKMLQVFESDAAATAILREALEAPSLYDEFLRLLARAGYPVPAAILDRDVTQAWTFQPELVPVFGAIYADPDDHWAAYETCEELVDLEDNFQFWRFRHLKTVERIIGGKTGTGGSSGAPFLRRALELTFFPELYAVRTEIPG from the coding sequence GTGGCCGAGACCGAGGGCGTGACCGAGAACACCCGCACCATCGAGGCATCCGTCGTCACCGACTTCTCCGATCGGATGAGCTACGGCGGCTACCTCGACCTGCCGACCCTGCTCTCGGCCCAGCGGCCGATCTCGCGACCCGAGCACCACGACGAGCTGCTGTTCATCATCCAGCACCAGACGACCGAGCTGTGGCTGAAGCTCGTGCTCCACGAGCTGGAGACGGCGCGCGATCTGCTCCGCGCCGACGAGCTCGCGCCCGCGCTCAAGTGCATCGCCCGCGTCAAGCACATCCAGCGCACGCTCACCGAGCAGTGGTCGGTGCTCGCCACCCTCACGCCGAGCGAGTACGGCCAGTTCCGCGGCGTGCTCGGCAGCGCGAGCGGCTTCCAGTCGTACCAGTACCGCGCCGTCGAGTTCGTGCTCGGCAACAAGAACGCCAAGATGCTGCAGGTCTTCGAATCGGATGCCGCGGCGACCGCGATCCTCCGCGAGGCGCTCGAGGCGCCGAGCCTCTACGACGAGTTCCTGCGGCTGCTCGCCCGCGCCGGCTACCCCGTGCCGGCGGCGATCCTCGACCGCGACGTGACCCAGGCGTGGACCTTCCAGCCCGAGCTCGTCCCCGTGTTCGGCGCGATCTACGCCGACCCCGACGACCACTGGGCCGCGTACGAGACCTGCGAGGAGCTCGTCGACCTCGAGGACAACTTCCAGTTCTGGCGGTTCCGCCACCTGAAGACGGTCGAGCGCATCATCGGCGGCAAGACCGGCACCGGCGGCTCGAGCGGCGCCCCGTTCCTGCGGCGAGCGCTGGAGCTCACGTTCTTCCCCGAGCTGTACGCGGTGCGCACCGAGATCCCGGGCTGA
- a CDS encoding GMC oxidoreductase → MSGRDGEPVDAIVVGSGFGGAVAAARLAQAGLEVLVLERGRRFRPDDFPREPRLDAGWLWNLEHGLYDVRWLDRMVSVQAAGWGGGSLVYANVFARAAQAVFDDERWPRTLRRDALDPYYDLAAHMLEVAPVAADPDRGDLPARAHGIERLAERIGRPEGTIRPNLAVRFSAEPDVPVPNRHGVAQLGCAFCGECVIGCRRGAKRSLDLTYLAVAEQHGAAAVTGAEVERIEPDAGGYRVTWRELGSGTTRSRRARTVVLAAGAVGTTELLLRQRDVLGTLPALSDRLGEHFSGNGDALTFLRRTSPGLEAGRGPTITTSTVLDVEERGEPVWFQVQDGAIPAPLSALLAEIARDAVPWRRRTGPARRPSARRGDRAPRAAATARPRRDTLALLLMGRDAATGRIGLDRRHRATVSWDARAHRRLTRAQARVGGFVARHLGGRPMAVPTWSLLRTPITVHPLGGAPIGADADDGVIDEFGRVHGYPGLLVVDGAAVPTATGANPSATILALAERSIEHAVRTLTGDADWRAPEWDDVEPMPAPEDAAVAAMARERRTREGDGVRFAERLNGSLSVDGEERRAGLRLTAELPGWHRFRAARRHPLTVTGLLDVDGLATRQPVRGRLELFPDGERELMRYVLDARADDGRPLRLVGAKLPRGPLSPVAALTRLQLVIGDADGALGAGELRIGTVDLVRLASSLRGVGFTTARRLRVLARFAGFFGAGAVRAIRPPRPPRPPRPHDPTASAAAA, encoded by the coding sequence ATGAGCGGCCGCGACGGCGAGCCCGTCGACGCCATCGTGGTGGGCAGCGGCTTCGGCGGCGCGGTCGCCGCGGCCCGGCTCGCCCAGGCGGGTCTCGAGGTCCTGGTCCTCGAGCGAGGACGCCGCTTCCGGCCCGACGACTTCCCGCGCGAGCCCCGGCTCGACGCCGGCTGGCTGTGGAACCTAGAACACGGCCTCTACGACGTGCGCTGGCTCGACCGCATGGTGAGTGTGCAGGCGGCGGGCTGGGGCGGCGGGTCGCTCGTCTACGCCAACGTCTTCGCGCGGGCCGCGCAGGCGGTCTTCGACGACGAGCGGTGGCCCCGCACCCTCCGACGGGACGCCCTCGACCCGTACTACGACCTCGCCGCCCACATGCTCGAGGTGGCACCCGTCGCCGCCGACCCCGACCGGGGCGACCTGCCCGCCCGAGCGCACGGCATCGAGCGGCTCGCCGAGCGCATCGGCCGCCCGGAGGGCACCATCCGGCCGAACCTGGCGGTCCGCTTCTCCGCGGAGCCCGACGTGCCGGTGCCGAACCGGCACGGCGTCGCCCAGCTCGGCTGCGCGTTCTGCGGCGAGTGCGTGATCGGCTGCCGGCGCGGCGCCAAGCGCAGCCTCGACCTCACCTACCTCGCCGTCGCGGAGCAGCACGGGGCCGCCGCGGTGACGGGCGCCGAAGTCGAGCGCATCGAGCCGGACGCCGGCGGGTACCGCGTGACCTGGCGCGAACTCGGCTCGGGCACCACGCGCAGCCGGCGCGCGCGGACCGTCGTGCTCGCGGCCGGTGCCGTCGGCACGACCGAGCTCCTCCTCCGCCAGCGCGACGTGCTCGGCACGCTGCCCGCGCTCTCCGACCGGCTCGGCGAGCACTTCTCGGGCAACGGCGACGCGCTGACGTTCCTGCGCCGCACGAGTCCCGGCCTCGAAGCGGGGCGCGGCCCCACCATCACGACGAGCACCGTGCTCGATGTCGAGGAGCGCGGCGAGCCCGTCTGGTTCCAGGTGCAGGACGGCGCGATCCCGGCGCCCCTCTCCGCCCTCCTCGCGGAGATCGCCCGCGACGCCGTGCCGTGGCGGAGGCGGACGGGCCCGGCCCGCCGGCCGTCGGCCCGCCGAGGCGACCGCGCCCCGCGCGCGGCCGCCACCGCCCGCCCGCGCCGCGACACGCTCGCGCTGCTGCTGATGGGCCGGGATGCCGCGACCGGCCGGATCGGCCTCGACCGGCGCCACCGGGCGACGGTCTCGTGGGATGCCCGCGCCCATCGACGCCTGACGCGGGCCCAGGCGAGGGTCGGCGGCTTCGTCGCGCGCCACCTGGGCGGACGTCCCATGGCGGTGCCGACCTGGTCGCTGCTGCGCACCCCGATCACGGTGCATCCCCTCGGCGGCGCGCCCATCGGTGCCGACGCCGACGACGGCGTCATCGACGAGTTCGGCCGCGTGCACGGCTACCCGGGCCTGCTCGTCGTCGACGGCGCGGCGGTTCCCACGGCGACGGGCGCCAACCCGTCGGCCACGATCCTCGCCCTCGCGGAGCGATCGATCGAGCACGCCGTGCGCACGCTCACCGGTGACGCGGACTGGCGTGCGCCCGAGTGGGACGACGTCGAACCGATGCCGGCGCCCGAGGATGCCGCGGTCGCGGCCATGGCGCGCGAGCGCCGGACCCGCGAGGGCGACGGCGTGCGGTTCGCCGAGCGACTGAACGGGTCGCTCTCGGTCGATGGGGAGGAACGCCGGGCGGGGCTGCGGCTCACGGCCGAGCTTCCCGGCTGGCACCGGTTCCGGGCGGCTCGGCGGCATCCGCTCACCGTGACCGGTCTGCTCGACGTCGACGGGCTCGCCACGCGGCAGCCGGTTCGCGGCCGACTCGAGCTCTTCCCCGACGGTGAGCGCGAACTCATGAGGTACGTCCTCGACGCGCGAGCCGACGACGGCCGCCCCCTCCGCCTGGTCGGCGCGAAGCTGCCCCGCGGCCCGCTCTCGCCGGTCGCGGCGCTCACGCGGCTGCAGCTCGTCATCGGCGATGCCGACGGCGCCCTCGGCGCGGGCGAGCTCCGCATCGGTACGGTCGACCTCGTCCGGCTCGCCAGCTCCCTCCGCGGCGTGGGCTTCACCACCGCCAGGCGCCTCCGGGTCCTCGCCCGGTTCGCCGGGTTCTTCGGCGCCGGGGCGGTGCGAGCCATCCGACCGCCGCGGCCCCCTCGGCCGCCGAGGCCGCACGACCCGACGGCGTCCGCGGCCGCCGCGTAG
- a CDS encoding MFS transporter — protein sequence MHDLTTLEPAGAQRETSTPSPRRWWALAALALAQFLVVLDASIVNIAIPTIGADLGLGPAALAWVITAYVLPFGSLLLLGGRLGDRFGHRRVFLVGVAGFVLASATAAFAPVGGVLLASRAVQGAAAALLAPAALALVTGLFQGRERARALGVWGAVAGAGSAAGVLLGGLLTAAFGWPAVFLVNVPIGALVLVVVPRLVGRDRQSVSGRIDVAGAASVTAALVALVAALSSAEQLGFGHPVVWGLAAAAVVLGGVFVLVERRAADPLVPFAIFRNRSVLAGNLVMLLAGGAMVALFYALSVFLQAAMGLDALAAGLTQLPLAVALVLVAGIVPALVGRLGTRLVLAGSLLVLAAGLAWLAFAPAGADFAVHVLGPTLVIGLGLGGAFVTATELAVHGVAGGEAGLAGGLVNTSQQLGGALGMSVLATLAVMRTDALSAAGAAPAQATAGGLSLVFAGAAVLVAVAAVVTLVVAPRAGAR from the coding sequence ATGCACGACCTCACCACCCTCGAGCCCGCCGGCGCTCAGCGCGAGACATCCACCCCCTCCCCGCGTCGTTGGTGGGCGCTCGCCGCGCTCGCCCTCGCCCAGTTCCTCGTCGTACTCGACGCGTCGATCGTGAACATCGCGATCCCTACCATCGGCGCCGACCTCGGGCTCGGCCCCGCCGCCCTCGCCTGGGTCATCACCGCCTACGTGCTGCCGTTCGGCAGCCTGCTCCTCCTCGGCGGACGCCTCGGCGACCGCTTCGGTCACCGCCGGGTCTTCCTCGTCGGCGTGGCCGGCTTCGTCCTCGCCTCGGCGACCGCGGCCTTCGCGCCCGTCGGCGGGGTGCTGCTCGCCTCCCGCGCGGTGCAGGGCGCCGCCGCGGCCCTGCTCGCCCCGGCCGCCCTCGCCCTCGTCACGGGGCTGTTCCAGGGCCGCGAACGGGCCAGGGCGCTCGGAGTCTGGGGCGCCGTCGCCGGCGCGGGCAGCGCCGCCGGCGTCCTCCTCGGCGGGCTGCTCACGGCGGCCTTCGGGTGGCCCGCCGTCTTCCTCGTGAACGTGCCGATCGGCGCGCTCGTGCTCGTCGTCGTCCCGCGCCTCGTCGGGCGCGACCGCCAGTCGGTCTCCGGCCGCATCGACGTCGCCGGCGCGGCATCCGTCACCGCCGCCCTCGTCGCGCTCGTCGCCGCGCTCTCGAGCGCCGAGCAGCTCGGCTTCGGCCACCCGGTCGTGTGGGGCCTCGCCGCCGCCGCCGTCGTGCTCGGCGGGGTGTTCGTGCTCGTCGAGCGACGTGCCGCCGACCCGCTGGTGCCGTTCGCCATCTTCCGCAACCGGTCGGTGCTCGCCGGCAACCTCGTGATGCTGCTCGCGGGTGGCGCTATGGTCGCCCTCTTCTACGCCCTCTCCGTGTTCCTGCAGGCGGCCATGGGGCTCGACGCCCTCGCGGCCGGCCTCACCCAGCTGCCTCTCGCGGTCGCCCTGGTCCTCGTCGCCGGCATCGTGCCCGCGCTGGTCGGCCGCCTCGGCACCCGGCTGGTGCTGGCGGGGTCTCTGCTCGTGCTCGCCGCCGGGCTCGCCTGGCTCGCGTTCGCCCCGGCCGGCGCCGACTTCGCGGTGCACGTGCTCGGGCCGACCCTCGTGATCGGTCTCGGCCTCGGCGGCGCCTTCGTCACCGCGACCGAGCTCGCCGTGCACGGCGTGGCGGGCGGCGAGGCCGGACTCGCCGGCGGTCTCGTGAACACGAGCCAGCAGCTCGGCGGCGCGCTCGGGATGTCGGTGCTGGCCACGCTCGCCGTCATGCGGACCGATGCGCTCTCGGCCGCCGGCGCCGCCCCCGCCCAGGCGACCGCGGGCGGCCTCTCGCTCGTGTTCGCCGGCGCGGCGGTCCTCGTCGCCGTCGCCGCCGTCGTCACGCTGGTCGTCGCGCCGCGGGCAGGTGCCCGATGA
- a CDS encoding TetR/AcrR family transcriptional regulator — protein sequence MPGSTKLSTADARRPLVVQAAIATFARAGYRATTVADVAAAAKISPAYVFKLFPGKEALFVAALEACHERILSALAEGAKSAEGHSPDAVLDAMGGAYAALIADRDLLMLQVHAQSAAEVPEIGAALRRGYASVTEFASSRSGAPDAAVQRFIAFGQLCHLIVTLGIDDSTAHWAKVLASGIRHPSFETAD from the coding sequence ATGCCCGGTTCGACCAAACTCTCCACCGCAGACGCCCGCCGCCCACTCGTCGTGCAGGCAGCCATCGCGACGTTCGCACGGGCCGGCTACCGCGCCACGACCGTGGCCGACGTGGCCGCCGCCGCGAAGATCTCGCCGGCCTACGTCTTCAAGCTCTTCCCGGGCAAGGAGGCGCTCTTCGTCGCGGCCCTCGAGGCCTGCCACGAGCGCATCCTGAGCGCACTGGCCGAGGGCGCGAAATCTGCGGAGGGCCACTCGCCCGACGCCGTGCTCGACGCCATGGGCGGCGCGTATGCGGCGCTCATCGCCGACCGCGATCTGCTCATGCTGCAGGTGCACGCCCAGTCCGCGGCCGAGGTCCCCGAGATCGGCGCGGCGCTCCGCCGCGGGTACGCGAGCGTCACCGAGTTCGCTTCGTCGCGCAGCGGCGCCCCGGATGCCGCGGTCCAGCGCTTCATCGCGTTCGGGCAGCTCTGCCACCTCATCGTGACGCTCGGCATCGACGACTCCACCGCCCACTGGGCCAAGGTCCTCGCGAGCGGCATCCGCCACCCATCCTTCGAGACGGCCGACTGA
- a CDS encoding TetR/AcrR family transcriptional regulator, translated as MSSATSTRRDARRNHERLLTEAKALFTERGIDAPLDELATRAGVGAGTVYRHFPTRDALLREVYDQAIDMFQELAPEILGAPTGWRSIELFVERLSEWVAATPYLPELMRRVAEGDPGHRPGLEFEAALDGVVERAKAEGSLRPDVTGVDLNVLVNMLGSLGRFGGDYLPFWRRQLAIVLDGLRARPDLEPLPAPSQSFADFHDMAHHQR; from the coding sequence ATGAGCTCCGCCACCTCGACCCGACGCGATGCACGACGGAACCACGAGCGTCTCCTCACCGAGGCCAAGGCGCTCTTCACCGAGCGCGGCATCGACGCACCCCTCGACGAACTGGCCACCCGAGCCGGTGTCGGCGCCGGCACCGTGTACCGCCACTTCCCCACCCGCGACGCGCTGCTGCGCGAGGTGTACGACCAGGCCATCGACATGTTCCAGGAGCTCGCGCCCGAGATCCTCGGCGCCCCGACCGGGTGGCGCTCGATCGAGCTGTTCGTCGAGCGGCTGAGCGAGTGGGTCGCCGCCACGCCGTACCTGCCCGAGCTGATGCGACGCGTCGCCGAGGGCGACCCCGGTCACCGCCCCGGCCTCGAGTTCGAGGCCGCGCTCGACGGCGTCGTCGAGCGCGCGAAGGCTGAGGGGTCGCTGCGACCCGACGTCACGGGTGTCGACCTGAACGTGCTGGTCAACATGCTGGGCTCGCTCGGGCGATTCGGCGGCGACTACCTGCCGTTCTGGCGGCGACAGCTGGCCATCGTGCTCGACGGGCTGCGCGCGCGGCCCGATCTGGAGCCGCTGCCCGCGCCGTCGCAGTCATTCGCCGACTTCCACGACATGGCGCACCACCAGCGCTAA
- a CDS encoding VOC family protein, whose product MGAVTLRVADLDGMIRYYRDGVTLELLRHDGPVAVLGRGATPIVILEHAPELRHASPRDAGLFHTAILFDTREALATAIFSVASRYPGTFTGSADHLVSEAFYFTDPEGNGVELYFDRDRCTWSWTHGQVEMATIFLDPNAYLREHLTEAGAAAASSRDDAAPAAHLGDAVVGHVHLSVGDIASAREFYVDRLGFETTASLGSQALFVSAGGYHHHLAMNTWNSAGAGRRQLALGLGKVEIVVPTADDLGELGERMSHFGMPARDDGRTLAFDDPWANLVEVRAAG is encoded by the coding sequence ATGGGCGCCGTGACCCTCCGGGTCGCCGACCTCGACGGCATGATCCGGTACTACCGCGACGGCGTGACCCTCGAGCTGCTCCGGCACGACGGGCCTGTCGCCGTGCTCGGCCGGGGCGCCACGCCGATCGTCATCCTCGAACACGCACCCGAGCTGCGCCACGCGTCCCCTCGCGACGCCGGGCTGTTCCACACGGCGATCCTCTTCGACACCCGCGAGGCGCTCGCGACCGCGATCTTCTCGGTGGCCTCGCGCTACCCGGGCACCTTCACCGGCAGCGCCGATCACCTCGTGAGCGAGGCCTTCTACTTCACCGACCCCGAGGGCAACGGCGTCGAGCTCTACTTCGACCGCGACCGCTGCACGTGGAGCTGGACCCACGGGCAGGTCGAGATGGCGACGATCTTCCTCGATCCGAACGCCTACCTGCGGGAGCACCTCACCGAGGCCGGCGCCGCCGCGGCGTCCTCGCGTGACGACGCGGCCCCGGCTGCGCACCTCGGCGACGCCGTCGTCGGCCACGTCCACCTGTCCGTCGGAGACATCGCGAGCGCCCGCGAGTTCTACGTCGACCGGCTCGGCTTCGAGACCACGGCGAGCCTCGGCTCGCAGGCGCTGTTCGTCTCGGCCGGCGGGTATCACCACCACCTGGCGATGAACACGTGGAACAGCGCCGGAGCGGGCCGCAGGCAGCTCGCCCTCGGGCTCGGCAAGGTCGAGATCGTCGTGCCCACGGCCGACGATCTCGGCGAACTGGGTGAGCGGATGTCGCACTTCGGCATGCCGGCCCGCGACGACGGGCGGACGCTCGCCTTCGACGACCCGTGGGCGAACCTCGTCGAGGTGCGCGCGGCCGGTTAG
- a CDS encoding phosphoribosylaminoimidazolesuccinocarboxamide synthase, with protein MTDGTLPGWTHVYSGKVRDLYVPTAVLDDDDTWTGDPLSLSPVVLVVASDRVSAYDRVLEPAIPGKGALLTRLTRWWFEQLPDVPNHLAEPLDDRWQSFLPEVPGEVAERATLCRTLDMFPIECVVRGYLTGSGFKEYQATGAIGGLQLPPGLENGDRLPEPIFTPAWKAPLGEHDENISYERTVELVGETVAEQLRTLSLEVFRRASAIAEARGVILADTKFEFGADRETGIVTLADEVLTSDSSRYWDAAAYARTDAPASVRLASFDKQIVRDWLAANWDQDALEEPPTLPAEIVAQTAATYRELFERLSGRAGE; from the coding sequence ATGACCGACGGAACCCTCCCCGGCTGGACGCACGTCTACTCGGGCAAGGTGCGCGACCTGTACGTGCCGACCGCCGTGCTCGACGACGACGACACGTGGACGGGCGACCCGCTGTCGCTCTCGCCGGTCGTGCTGGTCGTGGCGAGCGACCGCGTCAGCGCCTACGACCGGGTCCTCGAGCCGGCGATCCCGGGCAAGGGCGCACTGCTCACCCGGCTCACCCGATGGTGGTTCGAGCAGCTGCCCGACGTGCCGAACCACCTCGCGGAGCCCCTCGACGACCGGTGGCAGTCCTTCCTGCCCGAGGTGCCGGGCGAGGTGGCCGAGCGCGCCACGCTCTGCCGGACCCTCGACATGTTCCCGATCGAGTGCGTCGTGCGCGGGTACCTCACCGGCAGCGGCTTCAAGGAGTACCAGGCGACCGGGGCGATCGGAGGCCTGCAGCTGCCGCCCGGCCTCGAGAACGGCGACCGCCTGCCCGAGCCGATCTTCACGCCGGCCTGGAAGGCCCCGCTCGGCGAGCACGACGAGAACATCTCCTACGAGCGCACGGTGGAGCTCGTGGGCGAGACGGTCGCCGAGCAGCTGCGCACGCTCTCGCTCGAGGTGTTCCGCCGCGCCTCGGCCATCGCGGAGGCGCGCGGGGTCATCCTGGCCGACACGAAGTTCGAGTTCGGCGCCGACCGCGAGACGGGCATCGTCACGCTCGCTGACGAGGTGCTGACGAGCGATTCCAGCCGGTACTGGGATGCCGCGGCCTACGCCCGCACGGATGCGCCGGCGTCGGTGCGGCTCGCGAGCTTCGACAAGCAGATCGTGCGCGACTGGCTCGCCGCGAACTGGGATCAGGACGCCCTGGAGGAGCCGCCCACGCTGCCCGCCGAGATCGTCGCACAGACCGCGGCGACCTACCGCGAGCTCTTCGAGCGTCTGAGCGGGCGAGCCGGGGAATAG